Proteins from a genomic interval of Phocoena phocoena chromosome 20, mPhoPho1.1, whole genome shotgun sequence:
- the LYPD5 gene encoding LOW QUALITY PROTEIN: ly6/PLAUR domain-containing protein 5 (The sequence of the model RefSeq protein was modified relative to this genomic sequence to represent the inferred CDS: inserted 3 bases in 2 codons; deleted 1 base in 1 codon; substituted 1 base at 1 genomic stop codon): MRGPRAILPCLFGAVLCLTGIQTFESSGSQALQCYSFQHIYFGPFDLSGMKFLNVSCLLRCSEAVLSLNTGYRASMTMVQKGCWTGPATGQMQWNDKALPPNYSVVRGCGTDXCNANFQTHDSLANLSRAPNPPTLSGAKCYSXVGIHPEDCTPEKFRRVQRHQDQSICFQGNGSMTFGNFSVPVYIRTCHRPSCTTRGTTSPWTNIDLQGSCCVGHLCXFTSASGTVPPGRPPTVIVLLLMATLLASTLGGPLGLSS, translated from the exons ATGCGAGGCCCCAGAGCCATCCTGCCGTGCCTCTTTGGGGCTGTCCTCTGTCTCACAGGTATTCAGACTTTTGAGTCCAGTG GGTCCCAAGCCCTGCAATGCTACAGCTTTCAACACATCTACTTCGGGCCCTTTGACCTCAGTGGCATGAAATTCCTCAATGTCTCCTGTCTCCTCCGATGCTCCGAGGCTGTCTTATCCCTGAACACTG GGTACCGCGCCTCAATGACCATGGTACAGAAGGGCTGCTGGACAGGCCCGGCTACGGGCCAGATGCAGTGGAATGACAAGGCGCTGCCGCCTAACTACTCGGTGGTGCGCGGCTGCGGGACCG CTTGCAACGCGAACTTCCAGACCCACGACTCCCTCGCCAACCTGAGCCGAG CGCCCAACCCGCCGACGCTCAGCGGCGCCAAGTGCTACTCCTGAGTGGGGATCCACCCGGAGGACTGCACCCCGGAGAAGTTCCGGCGGGTCCAGCGTCACCAGGACCAAAGCATCTGCTTCCAGGGCAATGGCAGCATGACCTTTG GcaatttctcagtccctgtgtATATCAGAACCTGCCACCGGCCCTCCTGCACCACCCGGGGCACCACCAGCCCGTGGACAAACATCGACCTTCAGGGCTCCTGCTGTGTGGGGCACCTCTG CTTCACCAGTGCCTCGGGCACCGTCCCTCCT GGGCGCCCCCCCACCGTCATAGTCCTTCTCCTCATGGCTACCCTGCTGGCTAGCACTCTGGGAGGACCCCTCGGGCTCTCCTCATAG